The Haloplanus natans DSM 17983 DNA segment CCTCGACGATGTCGGGGTTGCGAAGCGTCGAGGTGTCACCCAGTTCGGCCTCGTTGGCTATGTCCTCCAGCAGGCGGCGCATGATCTTGCCCGAGCGCGTCTTGGGCAGGTCGGGCGAGAAGACGACACGCTCCGGGCGCGCGATGGGACCGATGGCGTCCTCGACGCCCTCGATGATTCGCTGGCGGAGTTCGTCGTTCTCCTCGTAGCCCTCCTCGGTGATGACGTAGGCGTAGACGGCCTCGCCTTTCACCTCGTGGTCGCCGCCGACGACGGCCGCCTCGGCGACGCCCTTGACGCCGACGATGGCGGATTCGATCTCCATCGTTCCCAGGCGATGTCCGGAGACGTTGAGCACGTCGTCGACGCGGCCGAGGACGGTGATGTAGCCGTCGTCGTCGATCTTCGCGCCGTCCTCCGGGAAGTAGACCCAGTCGTCGGGGTCCGAACTGTCAGTGTCGGAGTACTCCGCCCAGTACTCCTCGATGTAGCGCTCGTCGTTCTTATACAGGGTTCGGAGCATGCCGGGCCAGGGCTTCTCGACGGTGAGATAGCCGGCGCGGCCGGCGCCGACCTCGTCGCCGCTGGTGTCGACGATCCGGGCGTCGACGCCGGGGAGCGGCGGGCCGGCGGAGCCGGGTTTCATGTCCTTGACGCCGGGCAGCGTCGTGACCATCATGCCACCCGTCTCGGTCTGCCACCACGTGTCGACGATGGGGCACTCCTCGTTGCCGATGTGTTTGTAGTACCACTTCCACGCCCGCGGGTTGATGGGTTCGCCGACGGTGCCCAGCAGTCGCAGGCTGGAGAGGTCGTGGCGTTCGGGGTACTCCGAGCCCCACTTCATGAACGCACGGATCGCCGTGGGCGCGGTGTAGAGCTGATTCGCCTCGTACTCCTCGACGATCTCCCAGAGGCGGTCGCGGTCCGGGTGATCCGGCGTCCCCTCGTACATCATCGTCGTCGTGCCGAGCGCCAGCGGCCCGTAGACGATGTAGGAGTGGCCCGTGATCCAGCCAATGTCGGCCGAGCAGAAGTAGGTGTCCTCGGGCTTGATGTCGAGCACCGCCTGCGAGGTCCACGACGCCCAGGCGAGGTAGCCGCCCGTGGTGTGTTTGACGCCCTTGGGCTGGCCCGTCGTTCCCGAGGTGTACATCAGGAAGAGCATGTCCTCGGCGTCGCGCTGGACCGGTTCCACGATGGCCCCCTCGTGGTCGGCGATCAGGTCCGCGTAGGCGTGCTGGTTGGCCGCCATCTCGTGCCCGAAGCCGTCGCCGTCCCGGAGGCGTTCGGCCACGACCACGCCCTCGACCTCGTGGTCGACGCCGCCGAGGCCCTCGTTGGCCTTCGCGAGGTGGTCGAGGGGGTCGCCACGGCGGTAGTAGCCATCACACGTGACGAGGTATTCGGAGTCGGCGGCGTTCATCCGCGTCGCCAGCGCGTCCGCCGAGAAGCCCGCGAACACCACGCTGTGTGGCGCGCCGATGCGCGCACACGCCAGCATGGCGATGGGGAGTTCGGGGATCATCGGCATATACATCGTCACCACGTCGTCCTCGCCGACGCCCATATCCCGGAGCGCCGCCGCACACTCGTTGACTTCGCGGTGAAGCTCCTCGTAAGTGAACGAACGGTCGTCCTCGTCGACGGGTTCGCCGACCCACTCGATGGCCACCTCGTCGCCCCGCTCTTCCAAATGTCGGTCCAAGCAGTTCGTCGACGCGTTCAGCTTGCCGTCGGTGAACCACTTATAAAAAGGCGGGTTCGAATCGTCGAGCACCTGGTCGTACCCCTCCTCCCAGTCGAGGAGGTCGGCCGCTCCCTCCCAACAGTCGGGCCAGTTCTCCTCGAACGCCTCGTAAATCTCGGGATCCGAGACGTTTGCCTGCTCGACGAAGGCGTCCGAGGGCTCGAACACCTCTTGCTCTTCGAGGCGCGCCTCTAGTTCGATGTCGTCGTCGGACATGTCTCATCGTAGGGATTCCCAATCATTCGTGATAAACTTACGCCATCTGACGACCGCGCCGCGGTGCGGGCCGCACGGCCGGGGCGGAGGGATCGACCGTCCGTTTTTGCGGGAACCCGAACCATTCAGAAGGCTTTTGAGCAGTCCGGCGATAGATCCACCACAGTATGCCTGCGGACTTCAACTGGGCGGTCGGTGGGGAAGCCGGCGACGGCATCGATTCCACCGGAAAAATCTTCGCCCAGGCGCTTTCCAGGGCCGGTCGGCACGTGTTCACCTCCAAGGACTTCGCGTCGCGAATCCGCGGCGGCTACACGGCGTACAAAGTCCGCACGTCGGTAGACCAGGTACAGAGCGTGGTCGATCGGCTGGACGTGCTCATCGCGCTTACCCAGCGGACCATCGACGAAAATCTCGATGAACTCCACGACGGGAGCGTCATCATCTACGACGGGGATCGGACGACGATGCAGGACGTGGAGATCCCCGAGGGGATGATCGGCCTCGACGTACCGCTCAAGAGCCTCGCGGAGGACGCCGGCGGCGCCATCATGCGCAACGTCGTCGCCCTCGGCGCCGCCTGCGCCGTCAGTGACTTTCCGATCGAGAACCTCGACAGCGCCCTCGAGAAACGCTTCGGTGACAAGGGTTCCGCCATCGTCGAGAACAACAAGACCGCGGCGCGGAAGGGACGGGACTACGTCCTCGAGGAGTACGACCAGGAGTTCGGCTACGATCTGGAGTGTACCGACGAGAACTACGTCCTCCTGAACGGCGACGAGGCCATCGGCATGGGCGCCATCGCCGGCGGCTGTCGGTTCTACGCCGGCTACCCCATCACGCCCGCGACGGACGTGATGGAGTATCTCACCGGCAGAATCGAGCGCTACGGCGGCCACGTCGTGCAGGCGGAGGACGAACTCGCCGCCATCAACCTCGCACTCGGCGCCGCGCGCGCCGGCGCCCGCTCCATGACCGCCACCTCCGGCCCGGGAATCGACCTCATGGCCGAGACGTTCGGACTGGTCGCCACCAGCGAGACGCCGCTGGTCATCTGTAACGTGATGCGCTCCGGCCCCTCGACGGGGATGCCCACCAAGCAGGAACAGGGCGACCTGAACGCCATGCTCTACGGCGGACACGGCGAGGTGCCGCGGTTCGTCCTCGCGCCCACGACCATCGCGGAGTGTTTCCACAAGACCGTCGAGGCGTTCAACCTCGCGGAGAAATACCAGATTCCGGTCTACCTGACCGCCGACCTCTCGCTCGCGGTCACCGAACAGACCTACCCGCCGGAGGAGTTCGACATGGACGCGGTCGAAATCGACCGCGGGAAGGTCGTCGACGGGGAGACGGTGGGCGAGTGGCAGGACGAACAGGGGCGGTTCAAACCCCACGCACTCACCGAGGACGGCGTGAGTCCGCGGGCGTTCCCCGGCACCGAGGGCGGCGTCCACATGTCCACCGGCCTCGAACACGACGAACTCGGGCGCCGGACCGAGGACACCGATATGCGCGTCCGGCAGGTGGACAAGCGCACCCGCAAGGTCGAGACGGCGGAGGCGCGCGAACCGTTCGCGGCCCGCGAGTTCGGCGACCCCGAGGCGGCGACGCTCGTCGTCTCGTGGGGGTCGAACGAGGGCGCGATGCGGGAGGCGATCGACTTCCTCGACGACCGAGGGATCGACGTGCGATTCCTCTCGGTGCCCTACGTCTTCCCGCGGCCCGACCTGACCGACGCCGTGGAAGCCGCCGACGAGGTGATCCTCGTCGAGTGTAACGCGACGGGACAGTTCGCGGACCTGATCGAGCACGACACGCTGACGCGCGTGACGCGCGTGAACAAGTACGACGGCGTCCGATTCAAGGCGGACGAACTCGCCGACCGGATCACCGAGGTGCTTGCTGACGACGACGAAAAAGAGGAGGCGACCCCATGAGCTCCGACGTTCGATTCACCGACTTCAAATCCGACGCACAGCCGACGTGGTGCCCGGGCTGTGGCGACTTCGGCACCATGAACGGAATGATGAAAGCCCTGGCCGAAACCGGCAACAGCCCCGACGAGACGTTCATCGTCGCCGGCATCGGCTGTTCGGGCAAGATCGGGACGTACATGCGCTCCTACGCGCTCCACGGCGTCCACGGGCGCGCGCTCCCGGTCGGGGCGGGCGTCAAACTCGCCAACCCCGACATCGAGGTGATGGTCGCGGGCGGCGACGGCGACGGCTACTCCATCGGCGCCGGCCACTTCGTCCACGCCGTCCGCCGCAACGTCGACATGACCTACGTCGTCATGGACAACCGAATCTACGGCCTGACGAAAGGGCAGGCCTCGCCGACCAGCCGCGAGGACTTCGAAACGTCGACGACGCCCGAGGGCCCCCAACAGCCCCCGGTCAACCCCCTCGCTCTCGCCTTCGCCGCGAGCGGTACCTTCATCGCGCAGTCGTTCTCGACGGACGCCCAGCGCCACGCCGAAATCGTCAAACAAGCGGTCGAACACGACGGCTTCGGCTTCGTCAACGTGTTCTCCCCCTGCGTGACGTTCAACGACGTGGACACCTACGACTACTTCCGTGACTCCATCGTCGACCTGGCCGACACCGACCACGACCCGACGAACTACGAGGACGCCCGCTCGCGCATCCTCGACCCCGGCACGGAGTATCAGGGCGTCCTCTACCGGGACGACGACTCGGTGCCCTACGAGCAGAGCCACGGCGTCGACGCCAACATGGCCGACATCCCCGACGGCGCGCCCGAGGACGCGATGGATCTGGTCCGCGAGTTCTACTGATACTGTTTACTGTAAGTCATTACCGGTGGGTCGCCGGACCGTCTTGGCGACTCACCGGTAACCAGTTACAGTAAACAGTATAAGACGGACTACTGCAACTGTCTGCCGGACTGTCTCTGTGGATCGTCGGTACGGAGGTACGAGAAACCGTACGGGGGCCGACCCTTTTGGAGGACGACCGGCCAGAAGAACCGGACGAGAAGCGTTAGCGTCGCCGTCGCCAGCAGGATCACCACGGCGTCCAGCGGGAGGCCGGCCCGGAGCATATCCTCGCGGTCCATGTAGCCCGCACCGGACGCGGTGAGGTGGACGGGTATCGCGAGCGCGACGCCGAAGACGGCCACGTTGCGCACGCTCGTCATCGCGGCCTCCCGACCCCCCGGTGGACCATCGAATCGGTGCGCGTCGCCCACCAGCAAGAGTCTGTTCCCGTCGCCGTTCGGAAAGACTGATTACGGTCACACGGTAGGGA contains these protein-coding regions:
- the acs gene encoding acetate--CoA ligase — encoded protein: MSDDDIELEARLEEQEVFEPSDAFVEQANVSDPEIYEAFEENWPDCWEGAADLLDWEEGYDQVLDDSNPPFYKWFTDGKLNASTNCLDRHLEERGDEVAIEWVGEPVDEDDRSFTYEELHREVNECAAALRDMGVGEDDVVTMYMPMIPELPIAMLACARIGAPHSVVFAGFSADALATRMNAADSEYLVTCDGYYRRGDPLDHLAKANEGLGGVDHEVEGVVVAERLRDGDGFGHEMAANQHAYADLIADHEGAIVEPVQRDAEDMLFLMYTSGTTGQPKGVKHTTGGYLAWASWTSQAVLDIKPEDTYFCSADIGWITGHSYIVYGPLALGTTTMMYEGTPDHPDRDRLWEIVEEYEANQLYTAPTAIRAFMKWGSEYPERHDLSSLRLLGTVGEPINPRAWKWYYKHIGNEECPIVDTWWQTETGGMMVTTLPGVKDMKPGSAGPPLPGVDARIVDTSGDEVGAGRAGYLTVEKPWPGMLRTLYKNDERYIEEYWAEYSDTDSSDPDDWVYFPEDGAKIDDDGYITVLGRVDDVLNVSGHRLGTMEIESAIVGVKGVAEAAVVGGDHEVKGEAVYAYVITEEGYEENDELRQRIIEGVEDAIGPIARPERVVFSPDLPKTRSGKIMRRLLEDIANEAELGDTSTLRNPDIVEDIQGKISGD
- a CDS encoding 2-oxoacid:acceptor oxidoreductase subunit alpha, with product MPADFNWAVGGEAGDGIDSTGKIFAQALSRAGRHVFTSKDFASRIRGGYTAYKVRTSVDQVQSVVDRLDVLIALTQRTIDENLDELHDGSVIIYDGDRTTMQDVEIPEGMIGLDVPLKSLAEDAGGAIMRNVVALGAACAVSDFPIENLDSALEKRFGDKGSAIVENNKTAARKGRDYVLEEYDQEFGYDLECTDENYVLLNGDEAIGMGAIAGGCRFYAGYPITPATDVMEYLTGRIERYGGHVVQAEDELAAINLALGAARAGARSMTATSGPGIDLMAETFGLVATSETPLVICNVMRSGPSTGMPTKQEQGDLNAMLYGGHGEVPRFVLAPTTIAECFHKTVEAFNLAEKYQIPVYLTADLSLAVTEQTYPPEEFDMDAVEIDRGKVVDGETVGEWQDEQGRFKPHALTEDGVSPRAFPGTEGGVHMSTGLEHDELGRRTEDTDMRVRQVDKRTRKVETAEAREPFAAREFGDPEAATLVVSWGSNEGAMREAIDFLDDRGIDVRFLSVPYVFPRPDLTDAVEAADEVILVECNATGQFADLIEHDTLTRVTRVNKYDGVRFKADELADRITEVLADDDEKEEATP
- a CDS encoding 2-oxoacid:ferredoxin oxidoreductase subunit beta, with the translated sequence MSSDVRFTDFKSDAQPTWCPGCGDFGTMNGMMKALAETGNSPDETFIVAGIGCSGKIGTYMRSYALHGVHGRALPVGAGVKLANPDIEVMVAGGDGDGYSIGAGHFVHAVRRNVDMTYVVMDNRIYGLTKGQASPTSREDFETSTTPEGPQQPPVNPLALAFAASGTFIAQSFSTDAQRHAEIVKQAVEHDGFGFVNVFSPCVTFNDVDTYDYFRDSIVDLADTDHDPTNYEDARSRILDPGTEYQGVLYRDDDSVPYEQSHGVDANMADIPDGAPEDAMDLVREFY